One Glycine max cultivar Williams 82 chromosome 3, Glycine_max_v4.0, whole genome shotgun sequence DNA window includes the following coding sequences:
- the CYP94D24 gene encoding cytochrome P450 94A1, with the protein MELLSFLFLSLLFFLYLYIQFLARKKPRNNKAFKDYPLIGTLPEFLKNRHRFLEWTTQVLRDSPTNTGVFSRPYKLHGILTANPDNVEHVLKTKFDNYPKGERFIHLLQDFLGNGIFNSDGDLWKVQRKTASYEFSTKSLRNFVVDAVTFELQTRLLPILSKASETNKVLDLQDLLERFAFDNVCKLAFNVDPACLGGDGTAGGEFMRAFEDAAVLSSGRFMSILPVVWKIKKLFNFGSERRLRESITTVHQFADSIIRSRLESKDQIGDEDLLSRFIRTENTSPEFLRDVVISFILAGRDTTSSALSWFFWILSSRPDVQRKIRDEIETVRSEKSKGAFGYEEVKEMRYLQAAISETMRLYPPVPVDTMECLNDDVLPDGTRVGKGWFVTYHTYAMGRMESVWGKDCTEFKPERWLENRAESPFRYPVFHAGPRMCLGKEMAYIQMKSIAASLLERFEIEALDKDTCPEHVLSLTMRIKGGLPVSVRVRNE; encoded by the exons ATGGAGCTTCTTTCcttcctcttcctctcccttctcttcttcctctatCTCTACATCCAGTTCCTCGCTAGAAAAAAACCCCGCAACAACAAAGCCTTCAAAGACTACCCTCTCATCGGAACCCTACCGGAGTTCCTCAAAAACCGCCACCGTTTCCTCGAGTGGACCACCCAAGTCCTCCGCGACTCCCCCACCAACACCGGCGTCTTCTCTCGCCCCTACAAACTCCACGGCATCTTAACGGCCAACCCTGACAACGTGGAACACGTGCTCAAAACCAAATTCGACAACTACCCCAAGGGAGAACGCTTCATCCACCTCCTCCAAGATTTTTTGGGTAACGGAATCTTCAACTCCGACGGCGACCTCTGGAAGGTGCAGCGTAAAACAGCCAGCTACGAGTTCAGCACCAAATCGCTCCGAAACTTCGTCGTCGACGCCGTCACCTTCGAACTCCAAACGAGGCTTCTTCCAATTCTCTCCAAAGCCTCTGAAACAAACAAGGTTCTCGATTTGCAG GACTTGTTGGAGCGCTTCGCCTTCGATAACGTGTGCAAGCTAGCGTTCAATGTGGACCCCGCTTGTCTCGGCGGCGACGGCACAGCTGGCGGCGAGTTCATGCGCGCCTTCGAGGACGCCGCGGTTCTGAGCTCAGGGAGGTTCATGAGCATTTTACCGGTTGTGTGGAAAATAAAGAAGCTGTTCAACTTTGGATCAGAACGGAGGCTCAGAGAATCAATCACCACCGTTCACCAATTTGCTGATTCAATCATACGGTCCAGATTGGAATCCAAGGACCAAATCGGAGATGAAGATTTACTATCACGTTTCATCAGAACAGAGAATACCTCACCGGAGTTTCTGCGCGACGTTGTGATAAGTTTTATTCTGGCGGGGCGTGATACGACGTCGTCTGCTCTGAGCTGGTTTTTCTGGATTCTGTCCTCCAGACCCGACGTGCAAAGAAAAATTCGGGACGAAATCGAAACGGTTAGATCGGAAAAATCAaagg GCGCGTTTGGATACGAGGAGGTGAAGGAGATGCGCTACCTGCAAGCGGCGATTTCGGAGACGATGAGGTTGTACCCGCCAGTGCCGGTTGACACGATGGAGTGCCTAAACGACGACGTATTGCCGGACGGAACTAGGGTTGGGAAGGGGTGGTTCGTGACGTACCACACGTACGCGATGGGGAGGATGGAGAGCGTGTGGGGGAAGGACTGTACCGAATTTAAGCCCGAAAGGTGGTTGGAGAATCGAGCCGAGAGTCCGTTTCGGTATCCGGTGTTTCACGCGGGTCCACGAATGTGTCTGGGGAAGGAAATGGCTTATATTCAGATGAAGTCAATTGCAGCTTCGTTATTGGAGAGGTTTGAGATTGAGGCTTTGGATAAGGACACGTGTCCGGAGCATGTTTTGTCTTTGACGATGAGGATCAAAGGAGGGTTGCCTGTGAGTGTAAGAGTAAGGAATGAATGA